A single Neospora caninum Liverpool complete genome, chromosome VIIb DNA region contains:
- a CDS encoding Receptor expression-enhancing protein 3, related gives MANRRANPPSSMGEECPTVQVGGLDLQRMMSHWDTKLNAYPVVAQASHTVGIRPSILFACFSVFLLFSLGFGWGGGIVCDLTGFLYPAWQSFKAVETPGRDDDKLWLTYWVVYAAFSLLEYFVDIILFWVPFYYLLKCAFLLYLYLPWTKGAETIYNQVIRPHLLEHEKSIDGAVEQITQVGASAAEGLQQALNDGATLVNQAAGLVRQRKPGVAH, from the exons ATGGCAAACAGAAGAGCGAATCCTCCGAGCTCCATGGGCGAGGAGTGCCCAACAGTTCAAGTCGGTGGCCTCGATCTTCAGCGAATGATGTCTCACTGGGACACCAAACTCAATGCGTATCCTGTGGTTGCCCAAGCGTCTCATACAGTCGGAATCCGCCCCTCTATCCTTTTTGCATGCTTCtcggttttcctcctcttttcccttggCTTCGGATGGGGAGGAGGCATTGTATGCGATTTGACTGGATTTCTGTACCCAG CTTGGCAATCCTTCAAGGCCGTTGAGACACCTGGCCGCGACGACGATAAGCTCTGGCTGACCTACTGGGTCGTCTAcgccgcgttttcgctcctGGAATACTTCGTAGACATCATTCTGTTCTGGGTCCCCTTTTATTATCTGCTCAAGTGTGCATTCCTCCTGTACCTTTACCTGCCATGGACTAAG GGTGCGGAGACTATCTACAACCAGGTGATTCGCCCCCACCTATTGGAGCACGAGAAGTCCATTGATGGCGCAGTGGAACAAATTACCCAGGTTGGGGCCTCCGCCGCAGAGGGTTTGCAACAAGCCTTGAACGACGGCGCTACCCTGGTGAATCAGGCAGCTGGACTGGTTCGTCAGCGGAAACCAGGAGTTGCGCATTAA